In one window of Cytophagaceae bacterium ABcell3 DNA:
- the murD gene encoding UDP-N-acetylmuramoyl-L-alanine--D-glutamate ligase yields the protein MKNRITILGAGESGTGAALLAKAKGFDVFVSDMGSIQEKYMYMLFHNDILFESGKHTEEQILDAELVVKSPGIPEKADIVKKIRQKGIPIISEIEFAAKYTQAKFVAITGSNGKTTTTLLAYHMLKDLGLNVGLAGNIGDSLAAQVIEDRHEWYVLELSSFQLDDMYEFKADVAVLLNITKDHLDRYEYNFDNYINSKFRIIQNMKAGDHFIFFADDPVVNEEVQKREVKPSSWGISLKEPLSGGAWMELNRLFFDVNAGKGKFYLNTDELPLKGKHNMINVMAASLIAAVLGMNPSKFQQAINGFSSVSHRLEEVGEVNGVTFVNDSKATNVDAVWYALDSFPGNIVWIAGGVDKGNEYEQLHTLVRKRVKALVCMGKDNSQLKKAFDGIVKTIKETDNINAAVETAFQLANEGDVVLLSPACASFDLFKNYEDRGERFKKAVHDLARSVS from the coding sequence TTGAAAAACAGGATAACCATATTAGGAGCCGGTGAAAGCGGTACAGGTGCAGCCCTTTTGGCAAAAGCTAAAGGGTTTGATGTATTTGTGTCCGACATGGGGAGTATTCAGGAAAAGTATATGTATATGCTTTTCCATAATGATATACTCTTTGAGTCAGGCAAGCATACCGAGGAACAAATTCTCGATGCTGAACTGGTTGTGAAAAGTCCTGGAATCCCTGAAAAGGCAGATATCGTAAAAAAGATCAGACAAAAAGGGATACCTATTATTTCTGAAATTGAATTTGCTGCCAAATATACCCAAGCCAAGTTTGTGGCTATTACCGGTAGCAATGGCAAGACTACTACGACCTTACTTGCCTATCATATGCTGAAGGATCTAGGGCTTAATGTAGGTTTGGCAGGAAACATAGGTGATAGTTTGGCGGCACAGGTGATTGAAGACCGTCATGAATGGTATGTGTTGGAATTGAGCAGCTTTCAGCTAGATGACATGTATGAGTTTAAGGCAGATGTGGCTGTCTTGCTCAATATTACCAAAGATCACCTAGATAGGTATGAATATAATTTTGATAATTATATAAATTCCAAGTTTCGGATTATTCAGAATATGAAGGCAGGAGATCATTTTATATTTTTCGCAGATGATCCTGTCGTAAATGAGGAAGTTCAGAAAAGAGAAGTAAAGCCTAGTTCGTGGGGTATTTCTCTTAAGGAGCCTTTGTCTGGTGGTGCCTGGATGGAATTGAACCGCTTGTTCTTTGATGTGAATGCTGGAAAAGGGAAGTTTTATTTGAATACAGATGAACTCCCGCTGAAGGGAAAGCATAACATGATAAATGTCATGGCTGCTTCTTTGATTGCAGCAGTGTTAGGCATGAACCCAAGCAAATTCCAACAAGCGATTAATGGATTTAGCAGTGTCAGCCATCGCTTGGAAGAGGTAGGGGAGGTTAACGGTGTGACATTTGTCAACGACTCCAAAGCCACCAATGTGGATGCTGTGTGGTATGCATTGGATAGTTTCCCTGGCAATATTGTCTGGATTGCAGGTGGTGTAGATAAAGGAAATGAGTATGAGCAACTTCATACGTTGGTGCGCAAGAGGGTGAAGGCGCTGGTGTGTATGGGCAAAGATAATAGCCAGCTTAAAAAAGCTTTTGATGGCATTGTCAAAACTATTAAAGAAACGGATAATATAAACGCTGCTGTTGAAACCGCTTTTCAATTGGCAAATGAAGGTGATGTGGTATTGTTATCTCCGGCATGTGCCAGTTTTGATCTTTTTAAGAATTATGAAGATCGTGGTGAACGGTTTAAAAAAGCAGTTCATGATTTAGCCCGTAGTGTTTCATAG
- the murG gene encoding undecaprenyldiphospho-muramoylpentapeptide beta-N-acetylglucosaminyltransferase, whose protein sequence is MHRHNRPYRIIISGGGTGGHIYPAIAIANALKDKDPDREILFVGAEGRMEMQKVPAAGYSIEGLWISGIQRRLTADNLLFPVKVVSSLFKARKIIKDFQPDIAIGVGGYASFPLLFTAGLMKVPTMIQEQNGYAGVANKVLAKKAEKICVAYEGMDKFFPAEKLQITGNPVRKDILNVDSKREEAFKFFGLDPDKKTILAIGGSLGARTINESLQDGLQKFVDNDVQLLWQTGKFYYEKAAEAGAPFQDKGISVNEFIYKMDLAYAVADIVISRAGALSISELCLAEKPVILVPSPNVAEDHQTKNAVALTERNAARLVKDNGAREKLVDEALELLADEKAQKELKINIKKMGRPSAADDIAAVVEKVISEHKSKLKR, encoded by the coding sequence ATGCACCGGCATAACAGACCATATAGAATAATTATAAGCGGAGGCGGTACCGGAGGTCATATTTATCCGGCCATTGCAATTGCCAATGCACTTAAGGACAAAGATCCTGATAGGGAGATATTGTTTGTGGGTGCCGAAGGGCGTATGGAAATGCAAAAGGTGCCTGCTGCTGGCTATTCGATTGAAGGGTTATGGATCAGTGGCATCCAAAGGAGGCTTACTGCAGACAATTTGCTGTTTCCGGTAAAAGTGGTATCAAGCCTTTTTAAGGCCAGAAAAATAATTAAAGATTTCCAGCCAGACATTGCTATTGGTGTGGGCGGGTACGCAAGTTTTCCCTTGTTGTTTACCGCTGGACTGATGAAAGTCCCGACCATGATACAAGAGCAAAATGGGTATGCTGGCGTAGCTAATAAAGTATTAGCAAAGAAAGCTGAAAAGATTTGTGTGGCTTATGAAGGAATGGACAAGTTCTTTCCTGCAGAAAAGCTTCAGATTACCGGCAACCCTGTACGAAAGGATATTTTAAATGTAGATTCTAAAAGGGAAGAGGCTTTTAAGTTTTTTGGACTGGATCCAGATAAGAAAACCATTCTTGCTATAGGGGGAAGCCTTGGTGCCAGGACAATCAATGAAAGTTTGCAGGATGGCTTGCAGAAGTTTGTGGACAATGATGTTCAGCTGTTGTGGCAGACGGGAAAATTTTATTACGAAAAAGCAGCTGAAGCGGGGGCACCTTTTCAAGACAAAGGGATAAGTGTCAATGAATTTATATATAAAATGGATTTGGCCTATGCAGTTGCCGATATCGTCATATCCAGGGCAGGGGCTTTGTCCATTTCCGAACTATGCTTGGCCGAAAAACCGGTAATTTTGGTGCCTTCTCCTAATGTGGCAGAAGACCATCAGACTAAGAATGCGGTGGCTTTGACTGAAAGGAATGCCGCAAGATTGGTAAAGGACAACGGAGCCAGAGAAAAGCTGGTTGATGAAGCGCTTGAACTGCTGGCTGATGAAAAAGCGCAAAAAGAGTTAAAAATTAACATAAAGAAAATGGGAAGGCCTTCAGCGGCGGATGATATAGCTGCTGTGGTCGAAAAGGTCATCTCTGAACATAAAAGTAAATTGAAAAGATAG
- the mraY gene encoding phospho-N-acetylmuramoyl-pentapeptide-transferase, with amino-acid sequence MFYYLFDFLDQEYDFIGAGVFRFITFRAGMAMMFSLLVSLIFGKRLITWLRVKQIGESVRDLGLQGQMAKKGTPTMGGVLIIASIVIPALLFARLESIYIILLLIATLWLGAIGFLDDYIKIFKKNKEGLAGRFKIVGQVVLGLIVGLVLVFNDDVVVRKYLAPPVETETTIGVSHRYEDIKAMVSTIPFFKDNELNYNEIFGFLGDEFTWIFYVLVVIVVITAVSNGANLTDGIDGLAAGTCAIIGVTLGIFAYVSGNAIFANYLNIMYIPGSGELLVFCGAFVGACIGFLWFNSFPAQVFMGDTGSLTLGGVIAVLALTVRKELLLPIVCGIFLIENLSVMIQVGYFKYTKKKYGEGRRIFKMSPLHHHYQKIGYHESKIVARFWIVGILLAILSVATLKLR; translated from the coding sequence ATGTTTTATTATCTGTTTGACTTTCTTGACCAAGAATATGACTTTATAGGTGCTGGGGTGTTTCGCTTTATCACCTTTAGGGCGGGTATGGCCATGATGTTTTCCCTTCTGGTGTCTCTTATCTTTGGTAAAAGACTTATTACTTGGTTGAGGGTAAAGCAGATTGGGGAAAGTGTACGGGATTTGGGCTTGCAGGGCCAAATGGCTAAAAAAGGGACTCCAACCATGGGTGGGGTGCTCATAATTGCCAGTATCGTTATTCCTGCGCTTTTGTTTGCGAGATTAGAGAGTATTTACATCATATTGCTTCTAATAGCTACTTTGTGGCTAGGAGCAATAGGGTTTTTGGATGATTACATAAAGATTTTCAAGAAGAATAAAGAAGGTCTGGCCGGAAGATTCAAAATTGTTGGGCAGGTCGTGTTGGGGCTGATTGTAGGTTTGGTTTTGGTATTTAATGACGATGTGGTTGTGCGAAAGTATTTGGCTCCTCCGGTGGAAACGGAAACAACCATTGGGGTGTCCCATCGCTATGAGGATATCAAAGCAATGGTTTCTACCATACCGTTCTTTAAAGACAATGAACTTAACTACAATGAGATCTTCGGATTCCTTGGCGATGAGTTCACTTGGATATTTTATGTATTGGTAGTGATTGTGGTCATTACCGCAGTGTCTAATGGGGCTAATTTGACAGATGGTATCGATGGACTGGCAGCGGGTACATGTGCCATTATTGGGGTTACACTTGGTATTTTTGCGTATGTGTCGGGTAATGCCATTTTTGCCAATTATCTAAATATCATGTATATACCTGGGAGTGGGGAGTTGCTGGTTTTTTGTGGTGCCTTCGTAGGGGCATGTATAGGTTTTCTCTGGTTTAATTCTTTCCCTGCTCAGGTCTTTATGGGCGATACTGGAAGTTTAACACTTGGTGGGGTCATTGCTGTGCTGGCTTTGACTGTCAGAAAAGAGCTTTTACTGCCTATTGTCTGTGGTATTTTCTTAATTGAAAACCTGTCGGTAATGATTCAGGTAGGGTATTTTAAATATACCAAAAAGAAATATGGTGAAGGGCGGAGGATTTTTAAGATGTCTCCTTTGCACCATCATTATCAGAAAATTGGATATCATGAATCTAAAATAGTCGCAAGGTTCTGGATCGTAGGGATTTTGTTGGCGATTTTAAGTGTGGCTACTTTAAAACTGAGGTAA
- a CDS encoding four helix bundle protein: MIFSKSKYQQKKLVELDQLIFPELKMKKDMQIVPKAFDFSLRVLELYIELLKVNEFDLSEKLLKSGTGIRTTIEDSLATVDRQERFNSIALASREAVEVRYWLKLIQMKYFISGSVLDDCVEKINEIINLLNIMSGEGSKNKELINSINFN, from the coding sequence ATGATTTTTAGTAAAAGCAAATATCAGCAGAAGAAACTGGTTGAACTGGACCAGCTTATTTTTCCGGAATTGAAGATGAAAAAAGATATGCAGATAGTGCCAAAAGCTTTTGACTTCTCTTTGAGGGTACTTGAGCTATACATAGAACTTTTGAAGGTCAACGAATTTGACTTGTCAGAAAAATTGCTGAAAAGCGGTACTGGTATTAGAACCACCATTGAAGACTCTTTGGCAACCGTCGACAGGCAAGAACGGTTTAACAGCATAGCACTTGCTTCTCGTGAAGCGGTGGAAGTACGCTATTGGCTGAAGCTTATTCAAATGAAGTACTTTATTTCAGGTTCTGTACTGGATGACTGTGTTGAAAAAATTAATGAGATCATAAATCTCCTGAACATAATGTCGGGGGAAGGTAGTAAGAATAAAGAATTGATTAACAGCATAAACTTTAACTGA
- a CDS encoding FtsW/RodA/SpoVE family cell cycle protein, which produces MIKLWLQRNLKGDPVIWGIIFSLSLISIAVVYSAIGSLAYKRMAGDTEYYLIKHTLIVFLSLASMYVAHKIDYRYYARIGRLGLILSIPLLIITYVMGDNINEASRWITIPIIGQSFQPSDFAKLMLIVNLAAMLARKQTNIEDIKESFIPIILWCVTICCLIALTNLSTAIILFATCLLVMFIGRVPVRYLVGLIVFGIISGSAALMAGQRLGTAISRFQGFFLSDEIPFQAEQAFKAIATGSIIGQGPGQSIQSDFLPHSYSDFIYAIIIEEYGMIGGIIVLFLYLALLYRAMSAVVKSERAFGGLLSAGLGFSLVIQAMINMGVAVGLGPVTGQPLPLLSMGGTSLLFTGISLGIILSVSRGDLSENRNELKNAPA; this is translated from the coding sequence ATGATAAAACTCTGGCTACAACGGAATCTTAAAGGTGACCCAGTTATTTGGGGCATTATATTTTCGCTGTCTTTGATAAGCATAGCGGTGGTGTATAGTGCCATAGGTTCACTGGCTTATAAGAGAATGGCCGGAGATACCGAATATTACTTGATTAAGCATACCTTGATCGTCTTTTTGAGCTTGGCATCTATGTATGTCGCACATAAAATCGATTATAGGTACTATGCACGAATTGGTCGCTTGGGGCTGATTTTGTCTATTCCTCTGCTCATTATTACTTATGTAATGGGGGATAATATTAACGAGGCTTCCCGCTGGATTACCATACCAATTATCGGACAGTCTTTCCAGCCGTCGGATTTTGCTAAGCTTATGCTTATCGTCAATCTGGCAGCTATGTTGGCCAGGAAGCAGACAAATATTGAGGACATTAAGGAGTCTTTTATTCCTATAATCCTTTGGTGTGTTACTATTTGCTGTCTAATAGCGCTGACTAATTTGTCAACGGCTATTATTTTATTTGCTACCTGTCTGTTGGTAATGTTTATAGGAAGGGTGCCTGTAAGGTATCTGGTGGGGCTAATTGTATTCGGAATTATAAGTGGTAGCGCTGCTTTAATGGCAGGACAGCGGTTAGGTACTGCCATTAGTAGGTTTCAAGGCTTTTTCTTGTCTGACGAAATACCTTTTCAGGCAGAACAGGCATTTAAAGCCATTGCTACTGGAAGTATAATCGGACAGGGCCCTGGGCAAAGTATTCAAAGTGATTTTTTGCCTCACTCTTACTCTGACTTTATATATGCCATTATCATTGAAGAGTATGGTATGATAGGAGGGATTATTGTCTTGTTTTTATACTTGGCGCTGCTTTATAGGGCTATGAGTGCTGTCGTGAAAAGTGAGAGGGCTTTTGGTGGCTTGCTGTCTGCAGGGCTTGGGTTCAGTCTGGTTATTCAGGCTATGATCAATATGGGAGTGGCTGTAGGCTTGGGGCCTGTTACAGGTCAGCCGTTGCCACTGTTGAGTATGGGAGGTACCTCCTTATTGTTTACCGGAATTTCACTGGGTATAATTCTTAGTGTTAGCCGGGGAGATTTATCTGAAAACCGAAACGAGTTAAAGAATGCACCGGCATAA
- the ftsA gene encoding cell division protein FtsA, producing MQKDKIVAGLDIGTTKICAIVGRLNEFGKLEILGMGKAVSEGVVQGVVTNINSTVAAIKTAIKEAEEQSGIDIRVVNVGIAGQHIRSSIHHGSITRNSSEDEITLDDIKRLTNDMYRTVMPFGHEIIHVMPQIYTVDYQEGIKDPVGMIGIRLEADFHVITAMANAIYNINKCVYRAGLEIENLILEPLASSIAVLSEEEKEEGIVLVDIGGGTTDVAVFYDGIIRHTAVIPFGGNIITSDIKQGLMVMQKQAERLKVRFGRALSDKADPREVISIPGFKNRPPKEISVLNLSNIVQARMEEIIDLVHSEIICSGYENRLAGGIVITGGGSQLQNVKQLFEYMTGMDTRIGYPNEHLGKSRFEEVKSPMYATSVGLVLSGFKAVDERENKYLEMKDILDPTPKNDKKEGSQGESFFQNVIKKTKDFLIKDVDDTDY from the coding sequence ATGCAAAAAGATAAGATTGTCGCAGGTCTTGATATCGGTACCACAAAAATCTGTGCTATCGTAGGCCGGTTAAACGAATTTGGTAAACTGGAGATACTGGGTATGGGCAAAGCTGTCTCCGAAGGAGTAGTGCAAGGAGTGGTGACCAACATCAATTCAACGGTTGCTGCAATCAAAACAGCTATTAAGGAAGCTGAGGAGCAGTCTGGTATTGATATCAGGGTTGTGAATGTAGGCATAGCTGGACAGCATATCAGAAGCTCTATACACCATGGTAGCATTACTAGAAACTCAAGTGAAGATGAAATCACCTTGGACGATATCAAGCGCTTGACCAATGATATGTACAGGACCGTTATGCCTTTTGGGCATGAGATCATTCATGTAATGCCTCAAATCTACACGGTCGATTACCAAGAAGGGATCAAAGATCCGGTGGGTATGATCGGTATTAGGTTAGAGGCAGATTTTCATGTGATTACCGCCATGGCCAATGCTATTTACAATATAAATAAATGTGTATATAGAGCAGGGCTGGAAATAGAAAATCTTATACTAGAACCACTGGCGTCTAGCATTGCAGTCCTTTCTGAAGAAGAGAAGGAGGAGGGTATTGTACTGGTAGACATTGGAGGAGGTACTACCGATGTAGCGGTGTTTTACGATGGGATTATCAGGCATACAGCAGTTATCCCATTCGGCGGTAATATCATCACTTCTGATATCAAGCAGGGCTTGATGGTGATGCAAAAACAAGCTGAGCGACTAAAAGTAAGATTTGGCAGGGCGCTTTCTGATAAAGCAGACCCTCGCGAAGTAATTTCTATTCCAGGGTTTAAAAATAGGCCGCCAAAGGAAATATCTGTTCTGAATCTGTCTAACATCGTTCAGGCAAGAATGGAGGAAATCATAGACCTGGTACATTCGGAGATTATCTGTTCAGGGTATGAAAACCGTTTGGCAGGTGGTATTGTGATTACCGGTGGCGGTTCACAGTTGCAGAACGTAAAGCAACTTTTTGAGTATATGACCGGCATGGATACTAGGATTGGATACCCGAATGAGCATTTGGGCAAGAGCCGTTTTGAAGAGGTGAAAAGTCCTATGTATGCAACTTCTGTCGGATTGGTCCTTTCGGGCTTTAAAGCTGTGGACGAAAGGGAAAATAAGTATTTAGAAATGAAAGATATACTTGACCCAACTCCTAAAAATGATAAGAAAGAGGGAAGTCAAGGAGAAAGTTTCTTTCAAAATGTAATTAAAAAAACAAAAGATTTTCTGATTAAAGACGTCGACGACACTGATTATTAA
- a CDS encoding cell division protein FtsQ: MKVNFKIFKKGFWYILFSVGIFSLIGFAEKTYETKECKRVAVKIDYQFDNFFVSEQEVLDLITNNNTELLIGKRLSEIDLEKIEKRIYAHKFVKEAQVYKSHNGELIAEIVQTRPVARIVQQHGPHAYISSEGNLLPFSPNFSARVMLVDGDFIGQFMKANFLAEEGQAYMDFFNRIDSDRFWKAQVAQVTIADNGEINITPQVGDEIIEFGKPEDIDEKLNKLKVFYKKILPLKGYNKYERVKLKFKNQIICE, translated from the coding sequence ATGAAAGTTAATTTTAAAATATTCAAAAAGGGCTTTTGGTATATACTTTTTTCAGTAGGTATTTTCTCTCTGATTGGTTTTGCAGAAAAAACCTATGAAACCAAGGAGTGTAAAAGGGTTGCTGTTAAAATTGATTATCAATTTGATAACTTTTTCGTATCAGAACAGGAAGTGTTGGATTTGATTACCAACAATAATACAGAGCTTTTGATCGGGAAAAGGCTTTCAGAAATTGACCTTGAGAAAATAGAAAAGCGGATTTATGCGCATAAATTTGTGAAAGAAGCGCAAGTGTATAAAAGCCATAACGGGGAACTGATTGCAGAGATCGTGCAAACCAGGCCAGTTGCCAGAATCGTTCAGCAGCATGGTCCTCATGCCTACATTAGCAGTGAAGGCAACCTGCTTCCATTTTCTCCCAACTTTTCTGCAAGGGTGATGCTGGTTGATGGTGATTTTATTGGTCAATTTATGAAAGCGAATTTCCTAGCGGAAGAAGGGCAGGCTTATATGGACTTTTTTAACCGTATTGATTCAGATAGATTCTGGAAGGCCCAGGTTGCACAGGTAACTATTGCTGACAATGGGGAAATCAATATCACGCCTCAGGTAGGTGATGAAATAATTGAATTTGGAAAACCTGAAGATATAGATGAAAAACTGAACAAGCTGAAGGTTTTTTATAAAAAGATTTTACCATTAAAAGGATATAATAAATACGAAAGAGTAAAGCTGAAATTTAAGAATCAGATTATTTGTGAATAA
- the murC gene encoding UDP-N-acetylmuramate--L-alanine ligase encodes MAGIGGIGMSALARWFHAYGYKVAGYDKTATALTRELEEEGILIHYQDNVDLIPKDYLDKENTQVVYTPALPQDHAELAWFRAQGFDIKKRSEVLGLITRGLPSVAVAGTHGKTTTTSMVAHVLHASGVPCTAFMGGVSQNYQSNLLLNTSPDAWVVIEADEYDRSFLRLEPKVAIVTTMDPDHLDIYGDEGEFVRTFNEFAKKVPAGGALIYREGLPLGDSPEVSAVTFGTGTADIKAYDIKADNGWFVFNVNIQGKEINNVRLQVPGMHNVMNALAAFAAGRAVGISDEKIVEAIATYKGVKRRFEYFFRNEKCIAIDDYAHHPAEVEACLSAVRALYPEKHITAVFQPHLYSRTRDFMGGFADSLAIADHIVLLDIYPAREKPIAGVSSERLLGMIQKDAKTLCSKEKLADALVEIGTDVIVTMGAGDIDRMVEPIQTKLKEVYES; translated from the coding sequence ATGGCCGGAATTGGCGGCATCGGCATGAGTGCTCTTGCCCGGTGGTTCCATGCCTATGGATATAAAGTGGCTGGTTATGACAAGACCGCTACTGCGCTTACCCGTGAGTTAGAGGAAGAGGGGATTCTTATACACTATCAGGATAATGTCGACCTTATCCCTAAAGACTATTTAGATAAGGAAAATACGCAGGTTGTTTATACGCCTGCATTGCCACAAGACCATGCGGAACTGGCTTGGTTCAGAGCGCAAGGTTTTGATATCAAAAAGAGGTCTGAGGTTCTTGGGCTCATTACACGGGGTTTACCTTCTGTTGCCGTAGCAGGAACACATGGTAAAACTACTACGACTTCTATGGTAGCTCATGTGCTGCATGCGTCGGGAGTTCCATGTACTGCATTTATGGGAGGCGTTTCGCAGAATTACCAATCAAACCTGTTGTTGAATACCAGCCCTGATGCCTGGGTGGTCATTGAGGCAGACGAATATGACCGTTCTTTTTTGAGGCTGGAGCCCAAAGTGGCTATAGTCACGACTATGGACCCTGACCACTTAGATATTTATGGTGATGAAGGTGAGTTTGTCCGGACGTTTAATGAATTTGCAAAAAAAGTTCCTGCAGGCGGGGCATTGATATACCGGGAAGGGCTTCCTCTTGGTGATAGCCCGGAAGTGTCAGCGGTGACTTTTGGGACAGGAACGGCTGATATAAAAGCCTACGATATTAAGGCTGACAATGGCTGGTTTGTCTTTAATGTAAATATCCAAGGCAAAGAAATTAATAATGTACGGTTGCAGGTGCCAGGTATGCATAATGTAATGAATGCTTTAGCCGCTTTTGCCGCAGGTAGGGCGGTAGGTATCTCTGACGAAAAAATCGTAGAAGCTATAGCTACCTATAAGGGAGTGAAGAGACGTTTTGAATATTTCTTTAGAAATGAAAAATGTATAGCTATTGACGACTACGCCCATCACCCTGCAGAAGTGGAAGCTTGCCTGAGTGCGGTAAGGGCATTGTATCCTGAAAAGCATATTACGGCTGTTTTTCAGCCACATTTATATAGTAGGACAAGAGATTTTATGGGAGGCTTTGCCGATAGCTTGGCTATAGCTGACCATATTGTTTTATTGGATATTTACCCAGCAAGAGAAAAGCCTATCGCGGGGGTAAGCTCAGAAAGGCTGCTTGGCATGATTCAGAAGGATGCCAAAACTTTGTGTAGCAAAGAAAAGCTCGCCGATGCCTTGGTTGAGATCGGGACTGATGTGATTGTGACTATGGGGGCAGGGGATATCGATAGAATGGTTGAGCCTATTCAAACTAAATTGAAGGAGGTATATGAAAGTTAA
- a CDS encoding UDP-N-acetylmuramoyl-L-alanyl-D-glutamate--2,6-diaminopimelate ligase, with product MAVLKDILYKVPLQSVSGDTDIEIKSVQFDSRQVSERSLFVAVRGTVSDGHNFIDKAIESGADAIICEEMPEERKEEITYVQVADAGLALGIIAGNFYGNPSSKLKLVGVTGTNGKTTSVTLLYNLFRKMGYNVGMLSTVENKINDEVLAATHTTPDSVAINKLLLQMLQAGCTHCFMEVSSHAVVQHRVSGLQFAGGVFTNISHDHLDYHKTFDEYIRAKKMFFDYLPSSAFALVNSDDKRGTVMLQNTKAAKHTFALHGLADFKAKIQSNTFQGLELDIDGKDVWFKLIGSFNAYNLLGVYGASVLLGEDPEEVLTALSALDPAKGRFEQVVSATGITAIIDYAHTPDALRNVLETVQDVRQGNERVITVVGCGGNRDKEKRPVMADIACRFSDKVLLTSDNPRNEDPAEILEDMQKGISIKDIKKSLTIQDRKEAIKTACMLAEQNDIVLIAGKGHETYQEIKGVKHPFDDKVIVIEMFKLLNK from the coding sequence ATGGCGGTATTAAAAGACATATTGTACAAAGTGCCTCTTCAATCTGTATCAGGAGATACTGATATAGAAATAAAGTCTGTGCAGTTTGACTCCAGGCAGGTGTCGGAACGCAGTCTTTTTGTTGCTGTGCGCGGTACGGTGTCTGATGGCCATAACTTTATTGATAAAGCGATTGAATCAGGGGCCGATGCTATCATCTGCGAAGAGATGCCTGAAGAACGTAAAGAGGAAATTACGTATGTGCAGGTGGCTGATGCAGGATTGGCACTGGGCATTATAGCAGGTAATTTCTATGGCAACCCTTCTTCTAAATTGAAATTGGTAGGAGTGACTGGCACAAATGGCAAGACTACCTCTGTGACTTTGCTTTACAACCTTTTTAGGAAGATGGGCTACAATGTGGGTATGCTCTCAACTGTGGAGAATAAGATCAATGATGAGGTGCTTGCGGCAACACATACAACCCCGGACTCGGTGGCCATTAATAAGCTGCTTTTGCAGATGCTCCAGGCTGGGTGCACACATTGTTTTATGGAGGTGAGTTCGCATGCCGTGGTACAGCACAGGGTTTCGGGTCTTCAATTTGCGGGAGGGGTATTTACGAACATATCTCATGATCACTTAGATTACCACAAAACCTTTGATGAATACATCAGGGCTAAGAAGATGTTCTTTGATTATTTACCTTCTTCTGCTTTTGCTTTGGTAAATTCCGATGATAAGCGTGGCACGGTAATGCTTCAAAATACAAAGGCTGCTAAACATACTTTTGCCTTACATGGGTTGGCGGATTTTAAAGCAAAGATCCAGTCAAATACTTTTCAAGGACTTGAGCTTGACATAGACGGAAAAGATGTCTGGTTCAAGCTTATCGGTTCTTTTAACGCCTACAACCTTTTGGGGGTTTATGGCGCTTCTGTGCTCCTTGGAGAAGACCCGGAAGAGGTGTTGACTGCCCTTTCTGCCTTAGATCCTGCTAAAGGGCGCTTTGAACAGGTGGTTTCTGCAACAGGTATTACCGCTATTATTGATTATGCCCATACGCCTGATGCTTTGCGCAATGTACTTGAAACTGTGCAAGATGTAAGACAGGGCAATGAACGGGTAATTACAGTAGTAGGATGTGGTGGAAACCGGGATAAGGAGAAAAGACCGGTGATGGCTGATATTGCCTGCAGGTTTAGTGATAAAGTTCTGTTGACATCTGATAATCCCAGAAATGAAGACCCAGCAGAAATTTTGGAGGATATGCAGAAGGGGATCAGTATTAAGGATATTAAAAAGTCTTTGACAATACAAGATAGAAAAGAAGCCATTAAAACGGCATGCATGCTTGCAGAGCAAAATGACATTGTTCTGATCGCAGGCAAAGGACATGAAACGTATCAGGAAATTAAAGGCGTTAAGCATCCTTTTGACGATAAAGTTATTGTAATAGAGATGTTTAAGCTGTTAAATAAATAG